GATGCGGCCAAAGCGCTTCACCGTGTCCTCGATGATGCGGCGGCACACGGCCTCGTCCGTCAGGTCCCCCTTGAGCGCCAGCACCTGGTGCCCCGAATCCTCCACCACGCGCCGCGTCTGCTCGGCGTCCGGATCCTCGTTGAGGTACGCGAAGGCCACGTCCGCCCCCTCGCGCGCGAAGGCCAGGCACACCGCACGGCCAATGCCACTGTCCCCGCCCGTGACGAGTGCCACCCTGTCCTTCAACCGGCCGAGCCCCTTGTACGACGTGAGGCCGTAGTCCGGCTCGGGTGTCATCTGCGCCTCGATGCCCGGGTGTGCCTGCTCCTGGCCGGGCAGAGGGGGCTTCACTCCTGCGTCGCGGGGATTCTTCTGAGCCATGTCGGGGTGTCCTCCAGTTGCCTACCCCGCCCACGGTGGGGAGGCAGGAGGACCCCGGCAACCGCCGCGGGCAGGCCCCTCGGCGGCAAGCACGGCGGGCAGGCTCAGGGAGTGACCGAGACCGCGAAGTCCTCCGAGTGGAAGAGGCCTCCCTGGCAGCCCGCCACACCCTCGCACGTGAGCACCTGGGCGTTGGCCGTGCCACTCAGGCGCAGGTAGTACGCGCCCTCCACCGTGGTATCGCGCAGGAGAAAGCGCGCCGCGTTGCCGTCCTGCTGCACCTCCAGCGCGGCCTCCGCGCCCCCACTGGCGGGAAAGAGGCTGGCCTGGACGGGTGCCGCGAGCGTGTCGGTCTCGGGCAGCCATACGTAGGTATGCGTCTGTCCGCGCCGCAGCGTGCCCGCCGTGCCTCCGCTGCGCAGGAAGTGCCTCTTGGCCTTCGCGTTCTCGAGAACGAGCACCACCGAGTGGGTGTCGTCCTGGAGGATGACCCGCAGGTCCTCGGTGGGCTCCTCGTTCCACTGTCCCGGATCGAAGTCGAAGGTGACGCGCGGGGGCTCGCACACCTCGCGCCCGCCGACGCCCGTGTCGGGCACTCCTCCGGGCGCCAGCTGCATGGGCTGCCCGTTGAGGGTCGCCGTGACGTTCCCCGTGAGCCGGGCGCAGATGTCTCCAGCGGAGAAGATGGCGGTGAAGCGGTGCGCCCCCACCGTCGAGGTCTCCCTCTCCAGGGAGTCCACGTCCGTGAGGGTGAACCGCAGGGTGCGGTCCTTCAGGTCCGCGAGGGTGACGGACTCGGCCACGGTGCGGCCACAGCCGGCGAGCCCCAGCGCGGCCAGCGCACCCACGACGCAACGGAGAGAGGAGGCGGAAGGCATCGGTACACCCTACCACCACCCTCCAGAATGGCTCGGTTCACGACGTCTCCCCCTCCCCCTCCGGACAGTCGGACGGCTTTCCTTGATGGGCTCGCCACTCGGGGCCAACATCTCCCCCTCGGACAGCGAGGAGGCAACGTGGCCGGCCGTGTGCTCCACCTGGCGGCGGGAAATCTGTACGGTGGCGTGGAGAGCTTCCTCGTCACCCTGGCCAGGGCGCCCCGGCGCCTGGAGCACCGCTTCGCCCTGTTCTTCGAGGGCCGTCTCGCCTCGGAGCTGCGCGCGGCCGGCGCCTCCGTGGAGGTGCTCGGCCCGGCCCGGCTCGGCCGCCCGTGGACCCTCGTCGCACCCCAGCTCCGGCTCCGCCGGCTCCTGTCCTCGTGGCGCCCGGAGCTCGTGCTCGTCCACTCCTCCTGGCTGAAGGCCGCCGCGGGCCCCGCCCTGCTCGGTCACCGCCAGGCCCTGTTCCTCCATGGGCCCGTCGATCCCCGCTTCGCGTTGGATCGGCTGCTGGCGTGGCTGCCTCCCCACGCGCTCCTGTCCAACTCGGCCTTCACCGCCGCCTCCGCCTCCACCCTGCTCCCCCGGCTCGCGCCGCTCGTCGTCGGCTGCCCCGTCGAGGACCGCGCTCCGAGAGAGCCCGGCGTACGGCACGCCGTCCGCCAGGAGCTGGGCCTCCCCGAGCGCACCCCCGTCATCGTCCAGGTGAGCCGCCTGGAGGCCTGGAAGGGTCAGGAGCTGCTCCTGGACGCGCTCGCGCTCCTGCCTCGCGAAACGGACTGGGTCTGCCTGGTGGTGGGCGGCGCCCAGCGCCCCGAGGAGCAGGCCTTCCTCGCCCGCCTGCGGGCCCGGGCCGACACGCCTGGCCTGTCCGGCCGGGTCCGCTTCCTCGGCCAGCGCTCCGACGTCCCCCGGCTGCTCTCCGCCGCCGACGTCTTCTGCCAGCCCAACCTCGGCCCCGAGCCCTTCGGCATCGTCTTCGTCGAGGCCATGTACGCCGGCCTTCCCGTGCTCACCACCGACATGGGCGGCGCTCGGGAGCTCGTCGATGACTCCTGTGGCGCCCGGGTGCCTCCCCGGGCCGACGCCGTCGCCGAGGTGCTCGCGCGCTGGCTCGTCGACCCTGAAGCGAGGCGCGCCCTTGGACTCGCCGGGCGCCACCGCGCCGAGGGTCTTCATGTCCCTTCTGTCCGCGTGCCCCTGCTGGAGGAGGCGCTCGAGCGCGCCCTGCGGCCCTGAGGTGCGCTCAGCGCTCGGTCAGCTTCCGCTCCAGCCCCGCCTTCACCTCCGGCCACTCTCCATCCAGGATGCTGTAGTACGCCGAGTCTCGCACCACTCCGCCTCGCACCAGCATGTGCTGGCGCAGGATTCCCTCGAAGCGCGCTCCCAGGCGCTCGATCGCCGCTCTCGAACGCGTGTTGCGCCGGTCCGTCTTGAGCTGCACCCTCATCACCTTCAGCTCCTCGAACGCGTGCCTCAACAGCAGGTACTTGCTCTCCGTGTTCACCCTCGAGCGCCAGACCCGCTTCGCCAGCCACGTGTTGCCAATCTCCACCGTCCGGTGATGGCGCTGGATGTCCAGGTAACGCGTGCTGCCTACCACCGCGCCCGTTTCACGCTCGAGGATCGCGAAGGGCCTCTCCACCCCTCGCTCCGCCGCCTCCAGCGCCGTGGTGATGTACGTCTCCATGTCCCCGGCCGTGCGTAATACCTGGGGAAAGTGCTCGAAGATGTCCGGCTCGGCTACCTCCGCCAATGCCGCCACGTGGCGCATTGTCAGTGGTTCCAGGCGCACGGCCATACCCTCCAGCGTCACCGGCGGGATGACCAGGGGCTCGAGCTCACGGTGGTGGATGGGATCGGAATCGGTGCTCATGGGGCGAGGTGTATACCCTCACCCCAGCCCTCTCCCAGAGGGAGAGGGGTGATTGTTGGGGTCCTGGGAACGGTCAGAAATAACGCTTGCGCTTGCTGCTCGGCAGGATCCCCAGCACCTCACGGTACTTGGCCACCGTGCGCCTCGCGATCTCCGTCCCCTGCGCCTTCAACAACTCCACGATCTTCTGGTCCGAGTACGGATTGCGCGGGTCTTCCTGTGACACCAGCTGCTTGATGTGGTGCTTCACCGCTTCGCTCGCCGTGTCCTCACCCGACACCCGCGCGATCGACGAGTTGAAGAAATACTTCAGCTCGAAAATGCCCTGCGGCGTGTGCACGTACTTGTTCGTCGTCACGCGCGACACCGTCGACTCGTGCATCCCGATGTCCTCCGCCACGTCCCTCAGGATCAGCGGCTTGAGGTGCGCGATGCCCTTGTCCAGGAAGTCCCTCTGGAACTTCACGATGCTCTCGGTCACCTTGTAGATGGTGCGCTGGCGCTGGTGGATCGACCGGATCAGCCACTGCGCGCTTCGCAGCTTCTCCTGGATGAACTCCTTCGTCTGTCCAGGCCCCACCCCACCACCCTTCAGCGCGTTCCGGTACGTGCCAGAAATCCTCAGCTTCGACAGGCCATCGTCGTTGAGCACCACCGTGTAGTCGTCATCCCCCAGCTTGTAGACGAACACGTCCGGCGTGATGTACTGCGCGTCGTCCCCGCTGAAGTTGCGGCCCGGCTTCGGATCCAGCCTCGGCAACAGCTTGGACGCCTCCACCACCTCCTCGAGCGACACCTTCAAGTCCTTCGCGATCGCCGGAAGGTTCTTGCTCTCGAGGTACTTCATGTGCCGCTTGATGATCAGCCCCAGCAGCGGCGCGTACTTCTCCTTCAGCGCCGCCACCTGGATGAGCAGGCACTCCTGCAGATCCCTCGCCGCGCACCCCTTGGGCTCCAGGTTCTGGATGCGGCGCAACGTCCGCTCCGCCACCGACATGGGCACGTCCGCCTCGTTGGCCAGGCGGATGAGCGGATCCCCCTCCACATCGTCCAGCTTCAGGTACCCGTCATGGTCCAGGTTGCCCAGGATGAGCATGCCGATGCGCCGCTCGGCCTCGTTGAGCCGCAGCGTCCCCAGCTGCTCCTGGAGATGATCGACCAGATCCTCCTTCTCCACGAGGTTGGCCTCGAAGGAAGGCAGATCCTCCGTCGCCACGTTGCCCCGGTTGGAGGCCGTCGTGGGCTCGTTGAACTGGTAGCTGTTGAGGTACGCCTCCCAGTCGATCTCCGGCGGCCCGTCCCCGTCCGCCTTGAACTCCGGCGCCGCGTCCGGCGTCCGTGCCTCCACCCCCATCGGCAGCTCGGTGTTCCCCGCTTCCAGCGAGGCCTCGCCCGGCTCCTTCTCCGCCGTATCCCCGAATGGCGCCTCGTCCGGCTGCTCCAGGAGCGGGTTCTGGTCCATCTCCTCCCGGACCTGCTCCAGCAGCTCCATCCTGGAGAGTTGCAGCAGCTTGATGGCCTGCTGCAGCTGGGGCGTCATCACCAGCTGCTGCGACAGCTTCAGGCTCTGCTTGAGTTCCATCGCCATGCTCAGGTCTCCCGACCACTCTCAACAACCCACTCGACGGCTTCCTGCCATCAAGGACCGTGCCAAACTAACAAGGCCCCCTGACTTCGTCCAGTGTCCGAGAGTCCGGCCCGACCTTTGCATTCCGTGAATTTCTTCTTTTATTCCGCCTACTTGCACCGTCTCCTTCTCACGTGAAGACGTTCACGAATGGACGTGCGGGCAGGCAACCGGACCGGGGAGACCCGGTGCCGGGGAGGACCTCCAGAGCCGGTTTCTCGGCCCCTACACCGACTGCAAGCGGAATCGCTCCCCCAGGTAGACCTCCCGCGCCCTCGCCGAGGAGGCGATCTGCGTGGGCGTTCCCTCCTCCAGGATTTGACCCTGTGCGATGATGTAGGCGCGATCGCAGATGCCGAGGGTGTCCTGGACGTTGTGGTCGGTGATGAGGACGCCCAGGCCCCGGGACTTCAGGTGGGCAATCTGCCGCTGGAGGTCTCCCACGTTGATGGGGTCCACCCCCGCGAAGGGCTCGTCGAAGAGGATGAAGCGGGGCTCGGGGATGAGCGAGCGGGCGATCTCCGCGCGGCGGCGCTCGCCTCCGGAGAGCGTCTCGCCCAGCGAGTCGGCCACGTGGCCCAGGCCGAACTCCTCCAGCAGCTCCTGGGCACGCTTCTCGCGAGCGGCCCTGTCCAGCCCCCGCTGCAGCTCCAGCACGGCCAGGAAGTTCTCGCGCACGGTGAGCTTGCGGAAGATGGAGGCCTCCTGGGGGAGGTAGCCCACGCCCCGGAGCGAGCGCCGGTGCATGGGCAGGTGGGTGAGGTCCTCGGTGTCCACGCGCACCCGGCCAGCGTCCGGCCGCACCAGGCCCACCACCATGTTGAAGCTCGTCGTCTTCCCGGCGCCGTTGGGGCCCAGCAGTCCCACCACCTCGCCCTGCGAGACGTGGAAGGACACGCCCTGCACCACCTTGCGCCGCCGGAAGGTCTTCTGCAGACCCTCGGCCCACAACTGCCCGCTCATGGTTGCTTCGCTCCCCCGTCCGGGTTGCCCGCCGCGCCCTTGCCGCTCTTGCGCTTCTGCTGCTGCTCCCGGAGCGGCGCCGTTTCGACGGTGACGACGGCGTCCTTCACCTCGAAGTTCTGGCTGCCGAGTGTCATGCGTACCTCGGAGCCCCGGAGGTGCGTCGTTGGATCTCTCGCCTCGGGGTTGCCCGTCACCACCAGCACGCCGGTGGGCACGTCGAAGTCCGCCCGCTCACCCTTCGCCCGGCGCTGGCCGTCCACCGCGCGCACGTTGCCCACGCACTCCGCCCGCGTCACCTCGCGGGGGCCGTTGTAGTAGGTGATCATCTTGTCGCACCGCAGATCCATCGTCCGGTGCTTCACCACCACGTC
This is a stretch of genomic DNA from Archangium violaceum. It encodes these proteins:
- a CDS encoding GNAT family N-acetyltransferase; translated protein: MSTDSDPIHHRELEPLVIPPVTLEGMAVRLEPLTMRHVAALAEVAEPDIFEHFPQVLRTAGDMETYITTALEAAERGVERPFAILERETGAVVGSTRYLDIQRHHRTVEIGNTWLAKRVWRSRVNTESKYLLLRHAFEELKVMRVQLKTDRRNTRSRAAIERLGARFEGILRQHMLVRGGVVRDSAYYSILDGEWPEVKAGLERKLTER
- the lptB gene encoding LPS export ABC transporter ATP-binding protein; the encoded protein is MSGQLWAEGLQKTFRRRKVVQGVSFHVSQGEVVGLLGPNGAGKTTSFNMVVGLVRPDAGRVRVDTEDLTHLPMHRRSLRGVGYLPQEASIFRKLTVRENFLAVLELQRGLDRAAREKRAQELLEEFGLGHVADSLGETLSGGERRRAEIARSLIPEPRFILFDEPFAGVDPINVGDLQRQIAHLKSRGLGVLITDHNVQDTLGICDRAYIIAQGQILEEGTPTQIASSARAREVYLGERFRLQSV
- a CDS encoding glycosyltransferase gives rise to the protein MAGRVLHLAAGNLYGGVESFLVTLARAPRRLEHRFALFFEGRLASELRAAGASVEVLGPARLGRPWTLVAPQLRLRRLLSSWRPELVLVHSSWLKAAAGPALLGHRQALFLHGPVDPRFALDRLLAWLPPHALLSNSAFTAASASTLLPRLAPLVVGCPVEDRAPREPGVRHAVRQELGLPERTPVIVQVSRLEAWKGQELLLDALALLPRETDWVCLVVGGAQRPEEQAFLARLRARADTPGLSGRVRFLGQRSDVPRLLSAADVFCQPNLGPEPFGIVFVEAMYAGLPVLTTDMGGARELVDDSCGARVPPRADAVAEVLARWLVDPEARRALGLAGRHRAEGLHVPSVRVPLLEEALERALRP
- the rpoN gene encoding RNA polymerase factor sigma-54, which encodes MAMELKQSLKLSQQLVMTPQLQQAIKLLQLSRMELLEQVREEMDQNPLLEQPDEAPFGDTAEKEPGEASLEAGNTELPMGVEARTPDAAPEFKADGDGPPEIDWEAYLNSYQFNEPTTASNRGNVATEDLPSFEANLVEKEDLVDHLQEQLGTLRLNEAERRIGMLILGNLDHDGYLKLDDVEGDPLIRLANEADVPMSVAERTLRRIQNLEPKGCAARDLQECLLIQVAALKEKYAPLLGLIIKRHMKYLESKNLPAIAKDLKVSLEEVVEASKLLPRLDPKPGRNFSGDDAQYITPDVFVYKLGDDDYTVVLNDDGLSKLRISGTYRNALKGGGVGPGQTKEFIQEKLRSAQWLIRSIHQRQRTIYKVTESIVKFQRDFLDKGIAHLKPLILRDVAEDIGMHESTVSRVTTNKYVHTPQGIFELKYFFNSSIARVSGEDTASEAVKHHIKQLVSQEDPRNPYSDQKIVELLKAQGTEIARRTVAKYREVLGILPSSKRKRYF